The Chaetodon trifascialis isolate fChaTrf1 chromosome 17, fChaTrf1.hap1, whole genome shotgun sequence genome has a segment encoding these proteins:
- the LOC139346036 gene encoding CD209 antigen-like protein D, translating to MSSNDHEDPNLTMSARDSKDVREDGGERAERLLDINDSAEHRVAVSTRDGGAHTHLPPVQRSLSCALILGLLLIVGVTVLSRHYISLILEKHQLSKDYKELQTSYENLSNGYCQSQWTEGQTQGSVIRERGWKRFRCSCYYKSTERRTWTASRRFCQSRGADLVIINSKEEHDFVRELNGAGASWIGLQAVKTDEWQQELEWKWVDGSTPTYLAWHAGADVTPADGATAYMDPQGSINHDNNGSKQWICESRMY from the exons ATGTCGTCCAACGACCACGAAGACCCAAATCTGACAATGAGCGCGAGGGACAGCAAAGACGTCCGAGAGGACGGAGGAGAGCGAGCAGAGAGACTGCTGGACATCAACGACAGCGCCGAGCATCGCGTCGCTGTCTCCACGCGGGACGGAG gagcACACACTCACCTTCCACCGGTTCAAAGAAGCCTTTCATGTGCACTGATCCTGGGTCTGCTGCTCATAGTTGGAGTCACCGTCCTGTCCAGACACT ATATTTCACTCATTTTGGAAAAACATCAGCTGAGTAAGGACTATAAGGAGCTGCAGACCAGTTATGAGAACCTGAGCAACGGTTACTGCCAGTCACAGTGGACAGAGGGCCAGACACAGGGCAGCGTCATCCGTGAGAGAG GATGGAAGAGATTTCGGTGCAGCTGTTACTACAAATCCACGGAGAGGAGGACCTGGACAGCCAGCAGGAGGTtctgtcagagcagaggagcagatctGGTCATAATAAACAGCAAAGAGGAGCAC GACTTTGTCAGGGAGCTGAATGGAGCAGGAGCTTCCTGGATTGGCCTGCAGGCGGTGAAAACAGACGAGTGGCAGCAGGAACTGGAGTGGAAGTGGGTGGACGGGTCAACGCCCACATATCT GGCCTGGCACGCAGGAGCGGACGTGACGCCTGCGGACGGGGCCACGGCATACATGGATCCACAAGGATCAATCAACCACGACAACAATGGATCCAAACAATGGATCTGTGAGAGCCGGATGTACTGA
- the LOC139345931 gene encoding CD209 antigen-like protein E: protein MSSDIYARPDPSKMLKYKRGDEKAEWQEQEVEIYESVDAVGGDDAELDSHEAGLHKQKHPADVHRRPFSAAVVCLGVLCFLMLTGIILLSIHHISVTSTKDQLQTSFNKLNISHMQLQGNHSGMALNNSRLLSSYEAVRKNHSQLQEEVKQLKGKIEGRRCPDGWRKFGCSCYFKSSQRKTWWGDSRKQCQKDGADLVVINSEEERKFVIELSKNDESWIGLSQQWKSSRQVWEWVDGSPLTQTFWTSGLRNEREESAICCDQQGKLTQRTNYDYDSKSWICEK from the exons ATGTCTTCAGATATTTACGCCAGACCAGATCCATCAAAGATGCTAAAATACAAGAGAGGGGACGAGAAAGCAGAGTGGCAGGAACAGGAGGTGGAGATCTACGAGAGCGTCGACGCTGTTGGAGGTGATGACGCTGAACTCGATTCACACGAAGCAG GGCTGCACAAACAGAAGCATCCTGCAGACGTCCACAGACGACCTTTCAGCGCCGCTGTGGTGTGTTTAGGAGTGCTGTGCTTCCTGATGCTAACTGGAATCATCCTGTTATCCATACACC ATATTTCAGTCACTTCAACAAAAGACCAGCTGCAGACCAGTTTCAACAAGCTGAACATCAGTCATATGCAACTCCAGGGAAACCACTCAG GCATGGCACTCAACAACAGTCGTTTACTGAGCAGTTATGAAGCAGTGAGGAAGAACCACAGCCAGCTACAGGAGGAGGTAAAGCAGCTGAAGGGAAAGATTGAAG GGAGGAGGTGTCCTGACGGATGGAGGAAATTTGGATGCAGCTGTTACTTTAAATCCAGTCAGAGGAAAACATGGTGGGGggacagcagaaaacagtgtCAGAAAGACGGAGCAGATCTGGTGGTTATAAACAGCGAAGAGGAACgg AAATTTGTCATCGAGCTGAGTAAGAACGACGAGTCCTGGATTGGTCTTAGCCAACAATGGAAATCATCACGTCAGGTTTGGGAATGGGTGGACGGATCACCGCTGACACAAAC GTTCTGGACATCAGGACTGCGGAACGAGAGGGAGGAGTCCGCAATATGCTGTGATCAACAAGGAAAACTGACGCAAAGAACAAATTATGATTATGATTCTAAGAGCTGGATCTGTGAGAAGTAG